The window ATTTACGGCACGGAGGAGCCAGCAATCATAGCACCTAAGCCAATAAGTGAAATTTTAGAAGGCAAAACGCGCCCCGGGCACTTCGACGGCGTACTTAAGGTGCTAAATAAGTTTTTTAATCTAACTCGTCCTAGCAACGTTTATATGGGCAAAAAGGACACCCAGCAGCTTTTTATCGTGCAGAAGATGGTAAAGAGCTTTTTTATGCCTATAAATATCATCTCTTGTGAGATTGTGCGCGAAAGTGATGGGCTCGCGCTTAGCTCGCGCAACGCCTATTTGGATGAGGAGGGAAAGCTTATGGCGCTTAAGCTTTCGCGCTCCTTGCTAAACGCCAGCTCGCTTATTAAAAAAGGTGAGATCAGCCTAAATATCATCCGCGAAAAGATGCTTAGCGTGCTTGAGCCGCTGGCAGTCGATTATATAGCGTTCGTGGATTATAAATTTAATGAAATTTCACAGATCAAGCAAGGCGATACGATAATACTGCTTGCCGCAAAGGTCGGCACAACCCGCCTGATCGATAATATCTGGCTGTAAAATGGCAAAACTCCATCTCGTCTCGCTGGGCTGTAATAAAAATTTAGTCGATAGCGAGATCATGCTCGGACGTTTGCAAAACTACGAACTCACGGATGAACCTGCGAGTGCGGACGTGATGATCGTAAATACTTGCGGCTTCATAGCAAGCGCCAAGCAGGAGAGTATCCGTGCGATTTTGAAGCTTAGCGAGCAGAAAAAAAGCGGCGCGCTGCTGGTCGTCACGGGCTGTCTGATGCAGCGCTACAAAGACGAGCTCATGCGCGAGCTGCCCGAGGTCGATATTTTTAGCGGCGTCGGCGACTACGATAAGATCGACGAAATGATCTTAAAAAAGCAAAATTTATTCAGCCCGCAAACCTATCTGCAAAGCCCCGCGCTTACCTCTTCGCGCGTGATAACGGGCTCAAACTACCACGCTTACGTTAAAATTTCAGAGGGCTGTAATCAAAAATGCTCTTTCTGCGCCATTCCGAGCTTCAAAGGTCGCCTAAAAAGCCGCAGTATAGACGACATCGAAGCAGAGGTGCGCGGCTTGGTAGCGCGTGGGTTTTACGATTTTAGCTTTATCGCACAGGATTCCAGCAGCTACGGCCG of the uncultured Campylobacter sp. genome contains:
- the panC gene encoding pantoate--beta-alanine ligase, whose translation is MQIIRSVEELKSFRASASGSVGFVPTMGALHAGHASLIKRARNENDIVIVSAFLNPAQFLPGEDLNSYPKNEAGDIKICESLDANALFIPTVDEIYGTEEPAIIAPKPISEILEGKTRPGHFDGVLKVLNKFFNLTRPSNVYMGKKDTQQLFIVQKMVKSFFMPINIISCEIVRESDGLALSSRNAYLDEEGKLMALKLSRSLLNASSLIKKGEISLNIIREKMLSVLEPLAVDYIAFVDYKFNEISQIKQGDTIILLAAKVGTTRLIDNIWL